A region from the Candidatus Electrothrix scaldis genome encodes:
- a CDS encoding response regulator, whose amino-acid sequence MKQQVLIVDDEPELLLSISYGFEKNDRFQITTAHNGREALDILSRNPMDLVVTDLRMPVMDGVELLAAMTETFPKVPNIVMTAFGTPVMEQQLKKAGTMEVLEKPLDIDALEQAINRALDLHEHRNDGLAGITLSNFLQIVAMEQKTAALKVAHPNGKVGFLFFADGKLIDAQYDHLIAEEAAFEMLTWENVCLSMKKLSPPLPEPKIQAELMSLLLEAAHRKDTVKEEKPLDLVKQEFIRIQQQKKKQQQPTGEKKMAGIKELLKEMAGEMDGVLAIQVTGMDGITIALHNPTGTDVEAFSAKFAMVMKLVEKSVDSLQGMGDFEENLVQSQNAWILTRFITPQYYVGIAVSRDGTLGNVRLVAQRYLDQLRKSL is encoded by the coding sequence ATGAAACAACAAGTACTCATTGTTGACGATGAGCCAGAACTGCTCTTAAGCATCAGTTACGGCTTTGAAAAAAACGACCGTTTCCAGATAACCACGGCCCATAATGGCAGAGAGGCCCTGGATATCCTGTCAAGAAATCCAATGGATCTTGTAGTTACCGACCTGAGGATGCCTGTTATGGATGGCGTCGAACTGCTGGCAGCCATGACAGAAACCTTTCCCAAGGTTCCCAATATCGTCATGACCGCCTTTGGTACACCCGTCATGGAACAACAGCTGAAAAAAGCCGGAACTATGGAGGTTCTTGAAAAACCTCTGGATATTGATGCCTTGGAACAGGCCATCAATAGAGCCCTAGATCTTCATGAGCATCGGAATGACGGGCTTGCAGGTATTACCCTGTCTAATTTCCTGCAAATTGTCGCTATGGAACAAAAAACAGCGGCATTAAAGGTGGCCCATCCCAACGGCAAGGTAGGTTTTCTTTTTTTTGCAGACGGCAAGCTCATTGATGCGCAGTATGATCATCTTATTGCTGAAGAAGCGGCTTTTGAGATGCTAACCTGGGAGAATGTTTGTCTCAGCATGAAAAAACTCTCTCCCCCTCTGCCGGAGCCCAAAATCCAGGCCGAGCTGATGTCGCTTCTTCTTGAGGCCGCACACCGTAAGGATACAGTCAAAGAAGAAAAGCCACTGGATTTAGTCAAACAGGAATTTATTCGTATACAACAACAGAAAAAGAAGCAACAACAACCTACAGGAGAAAAAAAAATGGCCGGAATCAAAGAGCTACTTAAAGAAATGGCTGGCGAAATGGACGGCGTCCTTGCAATTCAAGTAACAGGTATGGACGGTATCACAATTGCCCTGCATAATCCGACCGGAACAGATGTTGAGGCATTTTCAGCCAAATTTGCTATGGTCATGAAACTCGTTGAAAAATCTGTTGACTCTCTGCAGGGAATGGGTGATTTTGAAGAAAATCTGGTGCAATCACAAAACGCCTGGATACTTACCAGATTTATCACTCCTCAATACTATGTTGGCATCGCTGTGAGCAGAGATGGCACCCTGGGGAATGTCCGGCTGGTTGCTCAACGGTATCTTGACCAACTTCGCAAATCATTATAA
- a CDS encoding response regulator: MKNVLIVDDEPDLLLTVQAGFENNPHFQLMTAGNGREALDLLENNIVDLVVTDLRMPQMDGIELLAAMSQSFPEIPSIVMTAFGTSKMEQQLKKAGTLNLLEKPLDIETLEQAITTALDFYQTQEGGPKLDIFLQLVAMEKKTVHLKVFNKKDEHGSFFFRKGYLIDAEQGEQTGDEAVLEMLEWNRIRLSMKEFCPATRKNDEQSQLTPLLFGMPYHKEQYGEVHPLDQVRQEFTRLQKKK, encoded by the coding sequence ATGAAAAACGTTTTAATAGTCGATGATGAACCAGACCTTCTCCTCACTGTCCAGGCAGGATTTGAAAATAATCCGCATTTCCAGCTGATGACTGCTGGAAACGGCAGAGAGGCTCTTGATCTGCTCGAAAATAATATTGTTGACTTAGTGGTAACAGACCTGAGGATGCCGCAGATGGACGGGATAGAGCTCCTGGCAGCCATGAGCCAATCCTTTCCTGAAATTCCCAGCATTGTCATGACTGCCTTTGGGACATCAAAAATGGAACAGCAGTTAAAAAAGGCGGGCACCCTCAATCTTCTGGAAAAACCTTTAGATATCGAAACACTTGAACAGGCCATTACCACAGCTTTAGATTTCTATCAAACGCAGGAAGGAGGTCCCAAATTGGATATCTTTCTTCAGCTGGTCGCAATGGAGAAAAAAACCGTTCATCTCAAGGTATTTAATAAGAAGGATGAACACGGGAGTTTCTTTTTCCGTAAAGGTTACCTCATTGATGCGGAGCAAGGCGAGCAAACCGGAGACGAGGCTGTACTGGAAATGCTGGAATGGAACAGAATCAGACTCAGTATGAAGGAATTCTGCCCTGCCACCAGAAAAAACGATGAACAATCCCAACTTACGCCTCTCCTCTTTGGCATGCCTTATCATAAAGAACAATATGGTGAGGTTCATCCCTTGGACCAAGTCCGGCAGGAATTTACCCGACTCCAGAAAAAGAAATAG